In Nocardia sp. NBC_00403, the DNA window GGCGCAACAAGACCCGGCGCGCGATCTCGCTGTCGCCGGAGAACATGCCGGAACCGCGTGATGAGCGCGACAATATGGCCGAACTGGAGATGTCGCTCGTCATCGACCGCGCCCTGTTCTCGCTCCCGCCTGACCAGCGCACGGCCCTCGTCGCGATCGACCTGGAGGGGTATAGCGTGGCGGAAGCGTCCGCGATGCTCGGGGTTCCGGAGGGCACGATCAAGAGCCGGTGTGCCCGCGCCCGGCAGCGACTACAAGAACGCTTGGAATTTCTCCGGGATCCGGGGAACCGGAAGTAGCCGAGATGCGTCATTAATAGTGACGAACCGCTAGACGATGTACTTGCAGTCCCCCCGCGTGGGCGGTGGGATCCCACGTCAGATGAGAGAACCGGAGGTGCCATGGCGACCCGTTCCGTACCGCAGCCTCCGTTCTCGACCGAACTCCTCGCCGATCTCCATGCCGAGAACGTCGCGCCGGAGCTGGGAGAGCAATTGTGGACCGAGGTCCGACGCGACCCCGACGCAGTGCGGTATCTGCACTCGCTCGACACGGTGAGCGCGCAGCTGCGCACCCTCGGCCAGGACGACCACATCATCCATGCCATGCCTGCCGATATCGCCGCTCGGCTGGAACAGTTCGTCGACGGATTGCACTTCGACGAGGAGCCCACCGAGCAGGTGGCAACCATCCACCAGCTGCCGTCCGCGGCCGCTCCCGAATCCGTGGACGCCCCAGCGGTTTCCGACCCGGATGCGCAACCACCCGGCATCGCCGCACCGGTCTCCCTGAACGAACGGCGCGGTCGCAGACTCCGCTGGCTCGCCGCGGCGGCGGCAGCCGCGGTCGTGGCCTGCGCCGCTGTGGCGGTGTCGACGCTCGGTGGCCGTGAGGTCGCCCCGACCGCCCAGCCGACCACCGGCAATGTCGAACTCGGTGACGATCTGAACGCCACCGTGGCGCTCGCCGCGCTCGGCCGCCACGACGTCACCGGCGCACTCGGCAGCCAGGCCGCCCTGAACCGCTGCGTGCACGCCAACGGCCTCGACCGCACCATCCTCGGCTCGACCAACACCACGTTCCATGGCCAGGCCTCGGTGCTGATCCTGCTCACCGGCCCCCGCCCGCACAAGATCACCGCACTGGTCGTCGGGATCGGTTGCACCACCGACGATCCACAACAACTCGCCCTCACCGACATCGGGTGACGCGATCAAGGCGTCCACCACACCGTTGCCCGGGAACAACAACGTTTAGGCTGTTGTTGACCGACACGTCCCAAGATTTCTCCCTCGGAAGGGTCACATGAGCACGCCAGTTCGCGACTTGATCATCGTCGGCTCCGGACCCGCCGGCTACACGGCCGCCGTCTACGCCGCCCGCGCCGAGCTCCAGCCGCTGCTGTTCGAGGGCACCCAGTTCGGCGGTGCACTGATGACGACCACCGAGGTCGAGAACTTCCCCGGCTTCCGTGACGGCATCATGGGCCCGGACCTCATGGAAGAGATGCGCGAGCAGGCCAAGCGGTTCGGCGCCGACATCCGCACCGAGGACGTGGACACGATCGACCTGAGCGGCCCGGTCAAGACCGTAACCGTCGGCGACGAGACGCACCAGGCCTACGCCGTGATCCTCGCCATGGGTTCGGCTGCGCGCTACCTCAATGTGCCCGGTGAGCAGAAGCTGCTCGGCCGCGGCGTGAGCGCCTGCGCCACCTGTGATGGCTTCTTCTTCAAGGGCCAGGACATCGTCGTGGTCGGCGGTGGCGACTCCGCGATGGAGGAGGCCACCTTCCTGACCAAGTTCGCGGCCAGCGTGACCATCGTGCACCGCCGCGAAGAGTTCCGTGCCTCACGCATCATGCTCGAGCGTGCCAAGGCCAACGAGAAGATCAAGTTCGTTCTCAACGCCGAGGTGGCCGCCGTCAACGGCGACACCAGTGTCACGAGCCTGACGCTGCGCGACACCCGCACCGGTGAGACCTCGGAGCTCGCCGCCACCGGTCTGTTCGTGGCGATCGGCCACGACCCGCGCAGCGAACTGGTCAAGGGCCAGGTCGAACTCGACGACGAGGGCTACGTCCAGGTACTGCACCCGTCGACGGCAACCAAGGTGCCCGGCGTTTTCGCCGCGGGCGACCTGGTCGACCACACCTACCGGCAGGCGATCACCGCCGCGGGCACCGGCTGCCGTGCGGCGATCGACGCCGAACGCTGGCTCGCCGACCAGGGCGACATCACGTCCAACACGCTGGACCATGCCGGCAGCCCGGTTGTCGTCTCCGCCAACTGATCTCATCACTTTTTTTCCACCGCAAGGAGATAACCCATGTCCAAGAGTGCCAATACGGTCACCGTCACCGACGCGTCCTTCGCCGATGACGTGCTGCTCAGCGAGAAGCCGGTGCTCGTGGACTTCTGGGCCGACTGGTGCGGTCCGTGCAAGATGGTCGCCCCGGTGCTGGAGGAGATCGCGGGCGCGCACGCGGACAAGCTGACCATCGCCAAGTTGGACGTGGACGCCAACCCGGGCACCGCCCGCGATTATCAGATCCTTTCGCTCCCAACTATGATGCTGTTTTCCGGCGGTAAGCCGGTCAAGCAAATCGTGGGAGCCAAGGGCAAAGCCGCCCTGTTGCGCGAACTCGACGGCGTCATCTGACGCGAAATCGAGTCCCCAAAGGCCGCCGTTATCCAACGGCGCGCCGTTAGGATGCCTGGAACCCGGGAATTGTCGAATTCCCGTCCGGGTCTGAGACAATCGACCGACCTCCGGTCGTGCGAGGGTGTATGCCGTCGCATGAGTGGGTACCCGGGTTGACGGAAGGAAAGGGCTCTCACGCATGCACCGACTTCGTCACGGCGATACCGGTCCAGCCGTCGCCGAGGTTCGGAGCACCCTGGCAAGTCTCGGGTTTCTGCACGCTCACGCCGTCGGCACCGATCACGCCGATGCGCGCGAGTATTGGAAGGACACCGACGCCTCCTTCGACCGTCAGCTGGATTCCGCGGTTCGCGCCTTTCAGCAGCACCGCGGACTGTTGGTCGATGGCATCGTCGGGCCGGCCACCTATCGAGCCCTCAAAGAGGCGTCCTACCGCCTCGGTGCCCGCACCCTGATCTATCAACTGTCCGCACCGCTCTACGGTGACGATGTGGCAACCCTGCAGCGCAGGCTGCAGGACCTCGGTTTCTACGTGCATCGGGTCGACGGCTACTTCGGCCCGCATACCCACGAAGGCCTGACCGCGTTCCAGCGGGAGATCGGGCTGTCCGCCGATGGCATCTGTGGGCCGGACACGTTGCGGTCACTGGAACTGCTCGGTGCGCGCGTCACCGGCGGCAATCCGCATCGCATCGCCGAGGAAGAAGTGGTGCACCGGGCCGGGCCACAGCTCACCGGCAAACGCATCGTCATCGACCCCGGTCTCGGAGGTCAGGACAAGGGCCACGCGGTCCCCACAGAGTACGGCGACGTCTACGAGTCGGAGATCCTGTGGGATCTGGCCAGTCGGCTGGAGGGTCGCATGGCCGCCACCGGTATGGAGACGTTCTTGTCCCGACCGTGGGGCGCCAACCCTTCCGATGCCGAACGGGCCGAGACCTCCAACGCTTTCGACGCCGATCTGATGATCTCGCTGCGCTGTGCGACCAACCCGAGTCCGTCGGCGAACGGGGTCGCGAGCTTCCATTTCGGTAACTCGCACGGCTCCGTGTCGATGATCGGTCAGGTGCTGGCCGGCTTCATTCAGCGCGAGGTCGTCGCACGAACGTCGTTGCAGGACTGCCGACTTCACGCCCGAACCTGGGATCTGTTGCGGCTGACCAAGATGCCGACCGTGCAGGTCGATATCGGCTATCTCACCAACGAATACGACGCGACGGTGCTCACCAACCCGCGGATGCGCGACGTGATCGCCGAAGCCATCCTGATTTCGGTGAAACGGCTGTATCTGCTCGGTCAAGACGATCAGCCAACGGGCACATACACTTTCGCCGAACTACTGGCCGAGGAGTTGGCTGCGGCCGACCGCATGTAGTACGACTCGAACTCCGAAAACACCTACGCCCCCGCCGACTTCGGTCAGCGGGGGCGTGGTCTTCTGTGCCGTTGGCAGGTTAGGGCGCACCGATCCGGAAGGGAACCGTCAGCGCCGCCGCCGCGAGCAGTTGATCAAGGGCGCGCTCCACGTCTTCTTTCCAGCCGTGATCGGAGTCGAGCTCGAGACGCAGTCGCGGAAATCGATGATGCGGCGCGATCACCTCGAAGCCGACCTCCTCGAGGAAGTCCGCGTCGATCATGCACGTTTCCGGCGAGCATTTGGTAGCCGCGGTCGCCGAGCCCGAATCACGGACCGGTGAGCCGATCCGCTCCATCAAGGTCATCGAACCGAGCGATCGATCCGACATCGCCTTGGTCGGGGGATCGGTGCGAATACCGAAGGCCTCCAGCGCTCGAACACCGCGACGCACCAGATCCGCCACCACGGCCGAGATGAGCCGGTGGGCTATGTCGGCATCCGAATAAGGGAATTCGGCGCTCAGCGTGGTCAGCAGGACCGCGTCCGGGCTTACCGGTGACGTGGGGAAGAGAGCGGCACGCGGCACAGCGCTGGGTGGCGAATACAACGCGCAACCCGCCACATTGCCATTCACGTTGGCCACCTGGCCGCACGAACCCCATTCCAGCATCACCGTCGAGAGCCAGGCCTCCTTCTCGAAGACCGGATCGCTGAACTCCCGAGAGTTCTCCGCGACAGCGGGATCGATCTCCCAGAACACACAGCGCCGTGCGTGTGTGGGGAGCTTGTCCAGTCCGCCGAGGGTAAGTGCTGTGACGCTGGTCGACACCGCTCTACTCAGCCTCCAGCTGTCCGATTCATCCACGCTCACGCCGCATCAGTACTTGCTCGCCAGCAAGAATAAGCGATCAACGAGATCCCGCCTCATTCCACGTCACTGTGCTATTGGTCAGGAGCCGTGCGCCGGTCCCACCGAGGGTCACGCCGACGCCGCATCCCTCTATTTTCCGCGCCGTCACTGTGACGTTTCGGCGCCAGACCCGTACTTATCGGAAACACGGGGCCATTTTCGCCACTTTTGTCACGTGCCGAGCTGCTGTTGCTCCATCATGCCGACAATCCGCTCGAGGTCTTCGACCGAACCGAACTCGACAACAATCTTGCCCTTGCGCTTGCCGAGACTCACCGTGACCCGAGTATCGAACGACTCCGACAACCGCTCGGCAACGTCCTGCAGACCCGGCATGTGGATCGGCTTGCGTCGGGGAGCGGTCGGGGCCGCGGCGTCCGGATCGCGGTTCGCCAGCGTGACAGTTTCTTCGGTGGCGCGGACCGACAACCCCTCGGCGACGATGCGCGCGGCAAGGACCTCTTGGGCGTCCGCTCCGGCCTCGAGACCGAGCAGGGCACGAGCATGTCCCGCCGACAGTACGCCGGCCGCCACCCGCCGCTGCACGGGGATCGGCAGCTTCAGCAGACGGATCATGTTCGTCACGACCGGTCGGGACCGGCCGATTCGCGATGCCAATTCCTCGTGGGTGACATCGAACTCTTCGAGCAGCTGCTGATAGGCCGCCGCCTCTTCGAGCGGGTTGAGCTGCACCCGATGGATGTTCTCCAACAGTGCGTCGCGCAGCATGGATTCGTCGGCGGTCTCGCGGACAATCGCCGGAATCGTCGTCAGGCCGGCCTCTTGGCAGGCCCGCCAGCGGCGCTCGCCCATGACGATCTGGTACCGGTCCACCGCGGGCTCGACCCGACGCACCACGATCGGTTGCATCAGACCGAACTCGCGAATGGAGTGCACCAGCTCGGCGAGTGCCTCTTCTTCGAAGACATGCCGCGGCTGCTTGGGATTCGGCTCGATCTGCTCCGGGCTGATCTCGCGATAGATCGCGCCGCCGGGGGAGGAGAGCTCCTCCTCGGTCGGATCGGGGACCCGATGGAGGAATGCGGAAGCCGGTTGCGGGCCGATCGGATCGAGACCGATGACCACATTCGCCGCGGCACTGCCGAGACCCGGTGTGGCCGCCGGTCCCGTCGGGATCAACGCGGCAAGACCGCGTCCTAGCCCACCCTTCTTCGCCTGAGTCATCGGTCTACCGATCCCTTCTCTGTTCGCCACCACGCCAGTCCAACCGACCGCTACGGGTCATTGCGCGCCTGCTGCCCCACGTCGGGGCACCGCACGCGCCGCCATCTCACGACCAGCATCGAGATAGCTCATCGCACCCCGGGAGCCTGGATCATAATCGAGCACCGTCATTCCGTAGCCCGGAGCTTCGGAGACCTTCACACTGCGCGGGATCACCGACCGCAGCACCACGTCGCCGAAGTGTCCACGCACTTCCTCCGCGACCTGGTCGGCCAGCTTGGTGCGGCCGTCGTACATCGTGAGAACCACGGTGGAGACATGCAATTCGGGATTGAGATGCGCCTGCACCAAGCCGATATTGCGGAGCAGCTGACCGACACCTTCCAGCGCGTAGTACTCGCACTGGATCGGGATCAGCACCTCTTTGGCCGCGACCATCGCATTGACTGTGAGCAGACCGAGGGACGGCGGGCAGTCGATCATCACGTAATCGATGTCGTAACCCGCGATATTGGCTTCCTGGATCGCGGCTTTGAGTCGACCCTCCCGAGCCACCATCGACACCAGCTCGATTTCCGCACCGGCGAGATCGATAGTGGCCGGAATGCAGAGCAGGCGCGGACTGTGCGGGCTTTGCTGAATCGCGTCCTTGACCGAGATCTCACCGATCAGCAGTTCATAACTCGAGGGGACACCCGAGTGATGCTCGACGC includes these proteins:
- the sigM gene encoding RNA polymerase sigma factor SigM, whose protein sequence is MASRERSFIPDELTDIELLHAHVRGQRHAFAELLRRHNDHLWQTALRTSYTREDAADCLQDALLSAHRTAASFRAEAEVRSWLHAIVVNACLDRIRRNKTRRAISLSPENMPEPRDERDNMAELEMSLVIDRALFSLPPDQRTALVAIDLEGYSVAEASAMLGVPEGTIKSRCARARQRLQERLEFLRDPGNRK
- the trxB gene encoding thioredoxin-disulfide reductase; this translates as MSTPVRDLIIVGSGPAGYTAAVYAARAELQPLLFEGTQFGGALMTTTEVENFPGFRDGIMGPDLMEEMREQAKRFGADIRTEDVDTIDLSGPVKTVTVGDETHQAYAVILAMGSAARYLNVPGEQKLLGRGVSACATCDGFFFKGQDIVVVGGGDSAMEEATFLTKFAASVTIVHRREEFRASRIMLERAKANEKIKFVLNAEVAAVNGDTSVTSLTLRDTRTGETSELAATGLFVAIGHDPRSELVKGQVELDDEGYVQVLHPSTATKVPGVFAAGDLVDHTYRQAITAAGTGCRAAIDAERWLADQGDITSNTLDHAGSPVVVSAN
- the trxA gene encoding thioredoxin, which encodes MSKSANTVTVTDASFADDVLLSEKPVLVDFWADWCGPCKMVAPVLEEIAGAHADKLTIAKLDVDANPGTARDYQILSLPTMMLFSGGKPVKQIVGAKGKAALLRELDGVI
- a CDS encoding N-acetylmuramoyl-L-alanine amidase codes for the protein MHRLRHGDTGPAVAEVRSTLASLGFLHAHAVGTDHADAREYWKDTDASFDRQLDSAVRAFQQHRGLLVDGIVGPATYRALKEASYRLGARTLIYQLSAPLYGDDVATLQRRLQDLGFYVHRVDGYFGPHTHEGLTAFQREIGLSADGICGPDTLRSLELLGARVTGGNPHRIAEEEVVHRAGPQLTGKRIVIDPGLGGQDKGHAVPTEYGDVYESEILWDLASRLEGRMAATGMETFLSRPWGANPSDAERAETSNAFDADLMISLRCATNPSPSANGVASFHFGNSHGSVSMIGQVLAGFIQREVVARTSLQDCRLHARTWDLLRLTKMPTVQVDIGYLTNEYDATVLTNPRMRDVIAEAILISVKRLYLLGQDDQPTGTYTFAELLAEELAAADRM
- a CDS encoding GNAT family N-acetyltransferase, encoding MSTSVTALTLGGLDKLPTHARRCVFWEIDPAVAENSREFSDPVFEKEAWLSTVMLEWGSCGQVANVNGNVAGCALYSPPSAVPRAALFPTSPVSPDAVLLTTLSAEFPYSDADIAHRLISAVVADLVRRGVRALEAFGIRTDPPTKAMSDRSLGSMTLMERIGSPVRDSGSATAATKCSPETCMIDADFLEEVGFEVIAPHHRFPRLRLELDSDHGWKEDVERALDQLLAAAALTVPFRIGAP
- a CDS encoding ParB/RepB/Spo0J family partition protein; protein product: MTQAKKGGLGRGLAALIPTGPAATPGLGSAAANVVIGLDPIGPQPASAFLHRVPDPTEEELSSPGGAIYREISPEQIEPNPKQPRHVFEEEALAELVHSIREFGLMQPIVVRRVEPAVDRYQIVMGERRWRACQEAGLTTIPAIVRETADESMLRDALLENIHRVQLNPLEEAAAYQQLLEEFDVTHEELASRIGRSRPVVTNMIRLLKLPIPVQRRVAAGVLSAGHARALLGLEAGADAQEVLAARIVAEGLSVRATEETVTLANRDPDAAAPTAPRRKPIHMPGLQDVAERLSESFDTRVTVSLGKRKGKIVVEFGSVEDLERIVGMMEQQQLGT
- a CDS encoding ParA family protein, which gives rise to MLDSSNLDAEAFGSTPFGHISASETPIAAEAQRASQILHPGKVTVPKPHEQRIITIANQKGGVGKTTTAVNLAAALAHQGMTVLVIDLDPQGNASTALGVEHHSGVPSSYELLIGEISVKDAIQQSPHSPRLLCIPATIDLAGAEIELVSMVAREGRLKAAIQEANIAGYDIDYVMIDCPPSLGLLTVNAMVAAKEVLIPIQCEYYALEGVGQLLRNIGLVQAHLNPELHVSTVVLTMYDGRTKLADQVAEEVRGHFGDVVLRSVIPRSVKVSEAPGYGMTVLDYDPGSRGAMSYLDAGREMAARAVPRRGAAGAQ